Proteins encoded in a region of the Pseudomonas putida genome:
- a CDS encoding NAD(P)(+) transhydrogenase (Re/Si-specific) subunit beta yields MSMNLVTLLYLVASVCFIQALKGLSHPTTSRRGNLFGMIGMGLAILTTVGLIYKLGAELATAGIGYVIVGLLVGGTAGSIMAKRVEMTKMPELVAFMHSMIGLAAVFIAIAAVLEPQSMGIVAAISDPIPTGNRLELFLGAAIGAITFSGSVIAFGKLSGKYKFRLFQGAPVQFAGQHKLNLILGLTTIALGLLFTFTGHYSAFTLMLVLAFIMGVLIIIPIGGADMPVVVSMLNSYSGWAAAGIGFSLNNSMLIIAGSLVGSSGAILSYIMCKAMNRSFFNVILGGFGGDTDTGAAQGSQEQRPVKSGSADDATFLLSNADSVIIVPGYGLAVARAQHALKELTEKLTHNGVTVKYAIHPVAGRMPGHMNVLLAEAEVPYDQVFEMEDINAEFGQADVVLVLGANDVVNPAAKNDPKSPIAGMPILEAFKAKTIIVNKRSMASGYAGLDNELFYLDKTMMVFGDAKKVIEDMVKAVE; encoded by the coding sequence ATGAGCATGAATCTGGTAACGCTCCTCTACCTCGTCGCCTCGGTGTGCTTCATCCAGGCGCTCAAGGGCCTGTCGCACCCGACTACCTCGCGGCGTGGCAACCTGTTTGGCATGATTGGCATGGGGCTCGCCATCCTTACCACGGTTGGCCTCATTTATAAGCTAGGTGCAGAACTGGCCACCGCCGGCATCGGCTATGTCATCGTCGGCCTGCTGGTCGGTGGCACCGCCGGCTCGATCATGGCCAAGCGCGTCGAGATGACCAAGATGCCGGAGCTGGTCGCTTTCATGCACAGCATGATCGGCCTGGCGGCGGTGTTCATCGCCATCGCCGCCGTACTCGAGCCGCAGTCGATGGGCATCGTTGCCGCCATCAGTGACCCGATCCCTACCGGCAACCGCCTGGAGCTGTTCCTCGGTGCTGCCATCGGTGCCATTACCTTCTCCGGTTCGGTGATCGCCTTCGGCAAGCTGTCGGGCAAGTACAAGTTCCGCCTGTTCCAAGGCGCTCCTGTACAGTTCGCGGGCCAGCACAAGCTGAACCTGATCCTCGGCCTGACCACCATCGCCCTGGGCCTGCTGTTCACTTTCACCGGTCATTACAGTGCCTTCACCCTGATGCTGGTCCTGGCCTTCATCATGGGCGTGCTGATCATTATTCCGATCGGCGGCGCCGACATGCCGGTGGTGGTGTCGATGCTCAACAGCTATTCGGGCTGGGCAGCGGCCGGTATCGGCTTCTCCCTGAACAACTCGATGCTGATCATCGCAGGCTCCCTGGTGGGCTCGTCCGGTGCCATCCTCTCGTACATCATGTGCAAGGCGATGAACCGTTCGTTCTTCAACGTCATCCTCGGCGGCTTCGGTGGCGATACCGACACTGGCGCGGCGCAAGGTTCGCAAGAACAGCGCCCGGTGAAATCTGGTTCGGCTGACGATGCCACCTTCCTGCTCAGCAATGCCGACAGCGTAATCATCGTCCCAGGCTACGGCCTGGCGGTGGCCCGTGCCCAGCACGCATTGAAGGAGCTTACCGAGAAGCTGACCCACAACGGCGTAACCGTGAAGTATGCGATTCACCCAGTGGCGGGCCGCATGCCCGGGCATATGAACGTCCTGCTGGCCGAAGCCGAAGTGCCATACGACCAGGTGTTCGAGATGGAGGACATCAACGCCGAGTTCGGACAGGCCGACGTGGTGCTGGTGCTGGGCGCCAACGATGTGGTCAACCCGGCGGCGAAGAACGACCCCAAATCGCCAATCGCCGGCATGCCGATCCTCGAAGCGTTCAAGGCCAAGACCATCATCGTCAACAAGCGCTCCATGGCCAGCGGCTATGCTGGCCTGGACAACGAACTGTTCTACTTGGACAAGACCATGATGGTGTTCGGTGACGCCAAGAAGGTCATCGAGGACATGGTCAAAGCAGTGGAGTGA
- a CDS encoding NAD(P) transhydrogenase subunit alpha, producing MEDMLISHGIYNLIIFVLAIYVGYHVVWNVTPALHTPLMAVTNAISAIVIVGAMLAAALTVTPAGKLMGTLAVALAAVNVFGGFLVTRRMLEMFKKKTKNEAQK from the coding sequence ATGGAAGACATGCTGATTTCTCACGGCATCTACAACCTGATCATCTTCGTGCTGGCCATCTATGTGGGCTACCACGTGGTGTGGAACGTCACCCCGGCGCTGCACACCCCGCTGATGGCGGTTACCAACGCCATTTCGGCGATCGTCATCGTCGGTGCCATGCTGGCTGCCGCGCTGACCGTGACCCCGGCTGGCAAGCTGATGGGCACGCTTGCCGTGGCCCTGGCCGCAGTCAATGTGTTCGGTGGCTTCCTGGTCACCCGCCGCATGCTTGAAATGTTCAAGAAGAAAACCAAGAACGAGGCGCAGAAGTAA
- a CDS encoding Re/Si-specific NAD(P)(+) transhydrogenase subunit alpha produces MHIGVPLETQTGETRVAATPETIKKLIGQGHQVTVQRGAGLNAAIPDSAYEAVGASLGSAADAYGAQLVLKVVAPNDQELALINSGSLLVGMLNPFNSELIGKMAERGITAFALEAAPRTSRAQSLDVLSSQANIAGYKAVLLAAHHYPRFMPMLMTAAGTVKAARVLILGAGVAGLQAIATAKRLGAVIEASDVRPAVKEQIESLGAKFIDVPYETDEERECAEGVGGYARPMPASWMQRQAQAVHERAKQADIVITTALIPGRKAPTLLSAETVAQMKPGSVVIDLAAAQGGNCPLTVADQVVQENGVTIVGPTNLPAQVGADASALYARNLLDFMKLLFDKDGALVINLEDDIVAACLMCRDGQVVRKNG; encoded by the coding sequence GTGCACATTGGTGTTCCTCTCGAGACGCAGACCGGTGAGACAAGGGTCGCTGCGACCCCCGAAACCATCAAGAAACTGATTGGCCAGGGCCATCAGGTCACCGTCCAACGGGGTGCAGGGCTCAACGCCGCCATTCCGGACAGTGCCTATGAGGCCGTGGGTGCTTCCCTGGGGAGCGCAGCCGACGCCTACGGCGCCCAATTGGTACTCAAAGTGGTCGCCCCCAACGACCAGGAATTGGCCCTGATCAACAGTGGCAGCCTGCTGGTGGGCATGCTCAACCCGTTCAACAGCGAACTGATCGGCAAGATGGCCGAACGCGGCATCACCGCTTTCGCCCTGGAGGCCGCGCCGCGTACCTCTCGGGCGCAAAGCCTGGATGTGCTGTCGTCGCAAGCCAACATCGCCGGTTACAAGGCCGTGTTGCTGGCAGCCCATCACTACCCACGCTTCATGCCCATGCTGATGACCGCTGCCGGTACCGTTAAGGCCGCACGCGTGCTGATCCTCGGCGCGGGCGTTGCCGGCCTGCAGGCCATTGCCACGGCCAAGCGCCTGGGTGCGGTGATCGAAGCATCCGATGTACGCCCAGCCGTGAAGGAGCAGATCGAGTCGCTGGGCGCCAAATTCATCGACGTGCCCTATGAGACCGACGAAGAGCGCGAGTGCGCCGAAGGCGTCGGCGGCTACGCCCGACCCATGCCGGCCAGCTGGATGCAACGCCAGGCCCAGGCCGTGCACGAACGCGCCAAGCAGGCCGATATCGTCATTACCACCGCGCTGATCCCCGGGCGCAAGGCACCGACCTTGCTCAGTGCCGAAACCGTGGCGCAGATGAAGCCCGGCTCGGTGGTCATCGACCTGGCTGCGGCCCAGGGCGGCAACTGCCCACTGACCGTTGCCGACCAGGTGGTGCAGGAAAACGGCGTGACCATCGTCGGCCCGACCAACCTGCCTGCGCAGGTGGGTGCCGATGCCTCGGCGCTGTACGCGCGCAACCTGCTGGACTTCATGAAGCTGCTGTTCGACAAGGACGGCGCGCTGGTCATCAACCTCGAAGACGACATCGTCGCGGCCTGCCTGATGTGCCGTGATGGTCAGGTCGTCCGCAAGAACGGCTAA
- a CDS encoding LysR family transcriptional regulator: MRRKIPSTAALVCFEAAARNESFTKAAQELALTQSAVCRQIGGLEAFLNVELFRRSRRGVKLTEAGLSYSRQVATQLDAVERDTLSVMRLQGANVIELAVVPTFGTQWLLPRLKDFQQRHPEVTVNLTNRTRPFLFADTTFDAAIYFGDADWSGTQSHRLMGENPVPVCSPVLLDGQGKLEARHIAQLPLLQQSTRPYAWRQWFGSVGMNVERDMTGPRYELFSMLAQAAMHEMGIALIPPFLIQRELEEGRLVVANRHALSSDKAYYLMIPERKVESASLRAFRDWLVSQAQAYTGKTRTSATN; this comes from the coding sequence ATGCGCCGCAAGATCCCCAGTACCGCCGCTCTGGTTTGCTTCGAAGCGGCGGCACGTAACGAAAGCTTTACCAAGGCTGCCCAGGAACTCGCCCTGACCCAAAGCGCCGTCTGTCGGCAGATCGGTGGGCTAGAAGCCTTCCTTAATGTGGAACTGTTCCGCCGCTCGCGCAGGGGCGTGAAGCTTACCGAAGCCGGCCTGTCCTACAGTCGCCAGGTGGCCACCCAGCTGGACGCCGTGGAACGCGATACCTTGTCGGTGATGCGCCTGCAGGGCGCCAATGTGATCGAGCTGGCGGTGGTGCCGACGTTTGGCACTCAATGGCTGCTACCACGGCTCAAGGACTTCCAGCAGCGCCACCCAGAGGTCACGGTCAATCTCACCAACCGCACCCGGCCATTCCTGTTTGCGGACACAACCTTCGATGCCGCCATCTATTTTGGTGATGCCGATTGGTCTGGCACCCAGTCGCACAGGCTGATGGGGGAAAACCCAGTACCGGTGTGCAGCCCGGTACTGCTGGATGGGCAGGGCAAGCTCGAGGCACGCCACATCGCGCAGCTTCCCCTGCTGCAGCAAAGCACGCGCCCCTATGCCTGGCGGCAATGGTTCGGCAGCGTAGGTATGAATGTTGAACGCGACATGACAGGCCCGCGCTATGAACTATTCTCGATGCTCGCCCAGGCGGCCATGCACGAAATGGGCATTGCCCTGATACCGCCGTTCCTGATCCAGCGAGAGCTGGAGGAGGGTAGGCTGGTGGTCGCTAACAGGCATGCCCTGAGTAGCGACAAGGCTTACTATCTGATGATTCCCGAACGCAAGGTAGAGTCAGCATCGCTACGTGCGTTTCGCGACTGGCTGGTGAGCCAGGCCCAGGCATACACAGGCAAAACAAGAACAAGTGCGACAAATTGA
- a CDS encoding acyl-CoA dehydrogenase, with product MAGKASFNWIDPLLLDQQLTEEERMVRDSAYQFAQDKLAPRVLEAFRHEQTDPAIFREMGEIGLLGATIPEQYGGSGLNYVCYGLIAREVERIDSGYRSMMSVQSSLVMVPINEFGTEAQKQKYLPKLASGEWIGCFGLTEPNHGSDPGSMITRARKVDGGYRLTGSKMWITNSPIADVFVVWAKDDEGDIRGFVLEKGWQGLSAPAIHGKVGLRASITGEIVMDNVFVPDENIFPDVRGLKGPFTCLNSARYGISWGALGAAEACWHTARQYTLDRQQFGRPLAANQLIQKKLADMQTEITLALQGCLRLGRMKDEGTAAVEITSIMKRNSCGKALDIARMARDMLGGNGISDEFGVARHLVNLEVVNTYEGTHDVHALILGRAQTGIQAFY from the coding sequence ATGGCCGGTAAAGCAAGCTTCAACTGGATCGACCCGCTGCTGCTGGATCAGCAGCTCACTGAGGAAGAGCGCATGGTGCGTGACAGCGCTTATCAGTTCGCCCAGGACAAGCTGGCCCCACGTGTGCTCGAGGCTTTCCGTCATGAGCAGACCGACCCGGCGATCTTCCGCGAGATGGGTGAAATCGGCCTGCTGGGTGCAACCATTCCCGAGCAGTACGGTGGCAGCGGTTTGAATTACGTGTGCTATGGCCTGATTGCCCGCGAAGTGGAACGCATCGACTCAGGTTACCGCTCGATGATGAGTGTGCAGTCGTCGCTGGTGATGGTGCCGATCAACGAATTTGGCACCGAGGCACAAAAACAGAAGTACCTGCCCAAGTTGGCGAGTGGCGAGTGGATCGGTTGCTTCGGCCTGACCGAACCTAACCATGGCTCCGACCCGGGCTCGATGATTACCCGGGCCAGGAAGGTGGACGGTGGCTACCGTCTTACCGGCAGCAAGATGTGGATCACCAACAGCCCCATCGCCGACGTGTTCGTGGTCTGGGCCAAGGACGATGAGGGCGATATCCGTGGCTTCGTGCTGGAGAAAGGCTGGCAGGGCCTCAGTGCTCCGGCGATCCATGGCAAGGTCGGCCTGCGCGCCTCGATCACTGGCGAAATCGTCATGGACAATGTGTTCGTGCCGGACGAGAACATTTTCCCGGATGTACGTGGCCTCAAAGGCCCGTTCACCTGCCTGAACTCGGCTCGCTACGGTATTTCCTGGGGGGCGCTGGGTGCCGCTGAAGCTTGCTGGCACACCGCCCGCCAATACACCCTGGACCGCCAACAGTTCGGACGCCCGTTGGCCGCCAACCAATTGATCCAGAAAAAGCTGGCCGACATGCAGACGGAAATCACGCTGGCGCTGCAAGGCTGCCTGCGCCTGGGGCGCATGAAGGACGAAGGAACGGCTGCAGTGGAGATTACCTCGATCATGAAGCGCAACTCCTGCGGCAAGGCGCTGGATATCGCCCGTATGGCGCGCGACATGCTCGGTGGCAACGGCATCTCCGACGAGTTTGGTGTGGCTCGCCACCTGGTCAACCTGGAGGTGGTCAACACCTACGAAGGTACTCATGACGTGCATGCGCTGATTCTGGGGCGTGCGCAAACCGGTATCCAGGCCTTCTATTAA
- a CDS encoding CaiB/BaiF CoA transferase family protein — MGALSHLRVLDLSRVLAGPWSGQILADLGADVIKVERPGSGDDTRSWGPPFLKDVEGENTGEAAYYLSANRNKRSVTIDFTQPEGQRLVRELAAKCDIVIENFKVGGLAAYGLDYQSLKAVNPQLIYCSITGFGQTGPYAKRAGYDFMIQGLGGLMSLTGRPEGEAGAGPVKVGVALTDILTGLYSTVAMLAALAHRDQTGVGQHVDMALLDVQVACLANQAMNYLTTGTSPRRLGNAHPNIVPYQDFPTADGDFILTVGNDSQFRKFAEVAGQPQWADDPRFVTNKLRVANRAELIPLIRQATVFKTTAEWVRQLEAAGVPCGPINDLAQMFQDPQVLARGLAVSMAHPLAGSVPQVASPIRLSETPVEYRRAPPLLGEHTDVVLGEVLGLGAGELQRLRGAGVL; from the coding sequence ATGGGCGCGCTATCACATCTGCGGGTGCTGGACCTTTCGCGCGTGTTGGCCGGCCCGTGGTCTGGCCAGATTCTCGCTGACCTTGGCGCTGACGTGATCAAGGTCGAGCGCCCTGGCAGTGGCGACGATACCCGCTCATGGGGGCCACCCTTCCTCAAGGATGTCGAGGGTGAGAACACCGGCGAGGCGGCCTACTACCTGTCGGCCAATCGCAACAAGCGTTCGGTGACCATCGACTTTACCCAGCCCGAGGGGCAGCGCCTGGTGCGTGAGTTGGCGGCTAAGTGCGATATCGTCATCGAGAACTTCAAGGTGGGTGGGCTGGCTGCCTATGGCCTGGACTACCAGAGCCTGAAGGCAGTCAACCCACAGCTTATCTATTGCTCCATTACGGGCTTCGGCCAGACCGGCCCATATGCCAAGCGCGCTGGCTATGACTTCATGATCCAGGGGCTGGGTGGGCTGATGAGCCTGACCGGTCGCCCAGAAGGTGAGGCAGGTGCAGGGCCGGTGAAGGTGGGTGTAGCGCTTACCGACATTCTGACCGGACTGTATTCCACGGTTGCCATGCTTGCTGCCCTCGCCCACCGGGATCAGACCGGGGTCGGCCAGCATGTCGATATGGCATTGCTCGATGTGCAGGTGGCCTGCCTGGCGAATCAGGCAATGAACTATCTGACCACAGGCACCTCGCCTCGCCGGCTGGGTAATGCGCATCCCAACATAGTGCCTTATCAGGATTTCCCGACGGCGGATGGAGACTTCATTCTTACCGTGGGTAATGACAGCCAGTTCCGCAAGTTCGCCGAAGTGGCCGGGCAGCCGCAATGGGCGGATGACCCGCGCTTTGTGACCAATAAACTGCGGGTGGCGAACAGGGCCGAGCTGATTCCACTGATACGCCAAGCCACGGTGTTCAAGACCACGGCTGAATGGGTGCGCCAGCTGGAAGCTGCAGGGGTGCCGTGTGGGCCAATCAATGACCTGGCGCAGATGTTCCAGGACCCCCAGGTGCTGGCGCGAGGGCTGGCGGTAAGTATGGCGCATCCGTTGGCGGGTAGCGTACCGCAGGTCGCGAGCCCGATACGCTTGTCGGAGACGCCGGTGGAGTATCGCCGGGCGCCGCCACTGTTGGGCGAGCATACCGACGTGGTGCTGGGGGAAGTGTTGGGGTTGGGTGCCGGCGAGCTGCAGCGACTACGCGGCGCTGGTGTACTTTAG